TGGGTCGTACGTTAACCTACCAAACACTTGTTAGGGAACCGCCTCGGCGTCAGTGCCGACCTCACGGAAGGCAGGCCCCATGGATCTGGCGCAGACGGAACGGACCGAGACGCTGCGGGCCGAGGCGCGGGGATGGCTGCGCGCCCATGTGCCCGCCCGGCCGCTCCCCTCCCTGGAGACCGCCGAGGGGTTCGCCGCGCACCGGGAGTGGGAGGCCGAGCTGCACGCGGGCGGGTGGTCGGCGGTCGCCTGGCCCGAGGAGTACGGGGGCCGGGGCGCGGATCTCTTCGGGTGGCTGTCGTTCGAGGAGGAGTACTGGGCGGCGGGCGCCCCCGGCCGGGTCTCGCAGAACGGGATCAGCCTCCTCGCCCCGACCCTCTTCGACCACGGCACCGCCGAGCAGCGGGCCCGGGTGCTGCCCCCGATGGCGGGCGGCGAGGTGATCTGGGCGCAGGCCTGGTCGGAGCCGGAGGCCGGGTCGGACCTGGCGGCGCTGCGGTCGCGGGCGGTGCGGACGGAGGGCGGCTGGCTGCTGTCGGGGCAGAAGACGTGGTCGTCGCGGGCGGCGTTCGCGGACCGGGCGTTCGGGATCTTCCGTACGGACCCGGGGGCGGTGAAGCCGCACCAGGGGCTCACGTACCTGATGTTCGGGCTGCGGGAGCCCGGGGTCACGGTCCGGCCGATCGGGCGGCTGGACGGGAAGCCCGCGTTCGCCGAGGTCTTCCTGGACGAGGTCTTCGTACCGGACGCGGATGTCATCGGGGAGCCGGGGCAGGGCTGGCGCATCGCGATGTCGGCCACCGGCGACGAGCGCGGCCTCGCCCTCCGCTCCCCCGGCCGCTTCCTGGCCGCCGCCGACCGGCTGACGTCCCTGTGGCGGGAGGCGGGCGACCCTGCGGACACGGCGGTGCGCGACCGGGTGGCGGACGCGGTGATCGGGGCACGGGCGTACCGGCTGTTCACGGCCGCCTCGGCGTCCCGGTTCGCGGCGGGGGCGGCGCTCGGGGCGGAGTCCAGCCTGAACAAGGTGTTCTGGTCGCAGTTCGACATCGCGCTGCACGAGACGGCACTCGATCTGCTCGGCCCGGACGCGGAGGCGGCGGACGGGGCGTGGGCGGAGGGGTACGTGTTCGCGCTGGCGGGGCCGGTCTACGCGGGGACGAACGAGATCCAGCGCGACATCATCGCCGAGCGGCTCCTCGGTCTGCCGAAGGGACGGCGCTGATGCCGTTCCTCCTGGACGACGAG
This DNA window, taken from Streptomyces griseus subsp. griseus, encodes the following:
- a CDS encoding acyl-CoA dehydrogenase family protein; its protein translation is MDLAQTERTETLRAEARGWLRAHVPARPLPSLETAEGFAAHREWEAELHAGGWSAVAWPEEYGGRGADLFGWLSFEEEYWAAGAPGRVSQNGISLLAPTLFDHGTAEQRARVLPPMAGGEVIWAQAWSEPEAGSDLAALRSRAVRTEGGWLLSGQKTWSSRAAFADRAFGIFRTDPGAVKPHQGLTYLMFGLREPGVTVRPIGRLDGKPAFAEVFLDEVFVPDADVIGEPGQGWRIAMSATGDERGLALRSPGRFLAAADRLTSLWREAGDPADTAVRDRVADAVIGARAYRLFTAASASRFAAGAALGAESSLNKVFWSQFDIALHETALDLLGPDAEAADGAWAEGYVFALAGPVYAGTNEIQRDIIAERLLGLPKGRR